TGGATTTCGGTGTCTTTCACCGGCTCAAGGATCCGGCTGTTTTCAAGCGTGTACATGTCGTTTTTGACACGGTAGGATGGGATGTTGGTGTGGACTTGGATCCCGAATTCGTTTATGCAAAGTGCCAATTGTTGAATTCTCAGCCAGAAGGACTGTCGTAGAGTCCACAGGCAACATGTGGAAAGAGTATATTCAAATGACTGACCAACAACAGCTACAGGACGCGCAGACCGCGTCCACCGAAGATCAGAACCA
This portion of the Gammaproteobacteria bacterium genome encodes:
- a CDS encoding DUF2442 domain-containing protein, giving the protein MHPAVIKVVAMDDYLLVVDFDNGEQGTLDMKPFLDFGVFHRLKDPAVFKRVHVVFDTVGWDVGVDLDPEFVYAKCQLLNSQPEGLS